One genomic window of Hippopotamus amphibius kiboko isolate mHipAmp2 chromosome 10, mHipAmp2.hap2, whole genome shotgun sequence includes the following:
- the LOC130829991 gene encoding protein dpy-30 homolog has translation MDPQQMLEGQMHVAESPTEYSLTDNVKKILENEKINAEKSSQQKVDFQSQQILPTWIRQLCPLLLQGLAVLTKDVLQIPLNF, from the coding sequence ATGGACCCACAGCAGATGCTGGAGGGACAGATGCATGTTGCAGAAAGTCCCACTGAGTACAGTCTCACAGACAATGTCAAGAAGATACTAGAAAATGAGAAGATTAATGCAGAAAAGTCATCACAACAGAAGGTAGATTTCCAGTCTCAACAAATCCTGCCTACCTGGATCAGACAATTGTGCCCTCTCTTATTACAGGGACTTGCTGTGCTCACAAAGGATGTCTTGCAAATCCCACTGAATTTCTAA